ATGTGCAAGTCACGTGCTCTCACTACTAAAGAATATACTGATACTTTTGATTATTGCAAACGATCACATGCTATAGCTAATTAGCTATACATATACACAGGGTTGGAAAAACATAATAAACAAGATCCAATTTTTTCATGgaagaagaaaaaattaattagaagaCTTGCGTTAAGCAATGGAGGTGATTGCCATTTGAGACACTGCCTTATGAGCTGGTAGTTTAGTTTCACACCATTTCCTACACAACCTCAATGCagtaatttaatctttttatttatttattggtcTTTTTTTCCCATCTCACCAGAGACAGACTCTCCTCTCTTTCTTTTACATTTGCTGCCCAACAGGAAAAAATGAGGAGAGAGTAAAAGCATGTATGTTTTTAAGggtttcttcctttcttctcctcttctttgCCCACCTGAATTCTTCTAATATCATTCCTTGTGGTTCTGTTGTTGTATACTTTCGTTGGGTTTTCTCTTCATAATCTATTGAAGCTCCATTGACGCTTCTTCTGTGCAGTTCCTTAGAAGCAACTAATTTAATTCACAAGCTTCAAGATTTAAGGGTTAACACGCAAGCTCATAAAAGCTCCAGCTTCCAGGTTTGAGAAAGCCGTGATTGCTTTCTCTGCAATGTATTTTTACTCAAAGGACTTTATTGGGTTATATCTATATCGGTGGCCTTTCAGGGTGACTTGTGTATTACAAATCTTTATTGCGTGTGATTTATATAGGCAATTCTATTACTTTGTCCAAAACATTAGGGTTTTGGAGTTGAAAGAGCATTTTTTTCCTgttttctttttgctttctgggttttaaagtttaaagggTGTGTTCTAATGGGTCCTTGTTTGTTTCTTAACTGGTTATAGGATTTAGGTGTCTGGGGTCCAAAGGTATTAGTACCTGGTACTTTTTTATTTGATCGAGATATGAGTCGTAGGGTGCGGCGCAAAGTGGCAAAGAAAGGAAACGAGAAGGTGGTTTTGCCTAGTTTTCCTGAAATTGAAGATGAGGTTTCATGTTCTAATAGCAATGAGGCTGTTGATTGGACTAGCTTGCCTGATGACTCAGTTATCCAACTATTTTCCTATCTGAATTATCGAGACCGGGCAAGCTTGTCATCAACATGTAGCACATGGAGGGCGCTAGGCAGTTCTTCATGCTTGTGGACTTCTTTAGATCTCCATGCTCACAAATGTGATGCTGCCATGGCGACGTCACTTGCTTCTAGATGTGTAAATCTTCAGAAGCTTAGGTTTCGTGGAGCAGAGTCAGCTGATGCAATAATACATCTCCAGGCTAGGAATTTGCGTGAAATAAGTGGTGATTACTGTAGGAAAATAACAGATGCAACTCTTTCTGTGATTGTGGCTCGGCATGAATTGCTTGAAAGCCTCCAACTTGGGCCTGACTTCTGTGAGAGGATCAGCAGTGATGCTATAAGAGCAATTGCTTTTTGCTGTCCTAAACTGAGGAAACTTCGGCTGTCTGGAATTAGGGATGTTTCTGCTGATGCCATCAATGCCTTGGCCAAGCACTGTCCAAATTTGATTGATATTGGGTTCTTAGACTGTCttaatgttgatgaggttgCATTGGGAAACATAGTATCTGTTTGTTACCTCTCAGTTGCTGGGACATCAAATATGAAATGGGGTGTGATCTCAACTCTTTCGCATAAGCTGCCTAAACTGATTGGATTAGATGTTTCAAGAACTAATATTGAACCAACAGCTGTTTCTAGTTTGTTATCATCATCTCATAGCTTGAAGGTTTTGTGTGCATTAAATTGTTCAGCTCTCGAAGCAGACGCCACCTTCAGACCAAACAAGTACAAAGGCAAATTATTAATTGCCCTGTTCACTGACCTTTTTAAAGGACTAGCTTCTTTATTTGCCGATACTACAAATTcaaagaaaggggaaaatgTGTTTTTGGATTGGAGGAATTCAAAGACCAAGGACAAAAACTTTGATGATATTATGACTTGGCTAGAATGGATCCTATCTCATACCCTTCTGCGAACTGCTGAGAGCAACCCTCAAGGTCTGGATGATTTCTGGCTAAAGCAAGGTGCAGCGATATTGCTCAGTTTAATGCAGAGCTCACAGGAAGATGTACAAGAAAGGGCAGCCACAGGACTTGCAACTTTTGTTGTCATTGATGATGAAAATGCTAGCATAGACTGTGGAAGGGCTGAAGCAGTTATGCGAGATGGTGGTATACGCCTCCTTCTAGACCTTGCCAAATCCTGGAGGGAAGGTCTTCAGTCAGAGGCTGCTAAGGTGATTTCATTTCTGAATACATAGTGGCTATAATCATATGCAATTATTCTGTGGTCCAGtcattttaaatgattttttttttctaattttcaatatattaaGCAGCTTAATCAGATTTTAGATTATTATTTTGTATAAGATCCACCGGATTATCCGTCTGAATCACCTAATCCTGAGTTTGATTTGCAGAGAAAAAAGATGGAATTCATTTGAatacattaatttgttaaattgTGTAGGCTATCGCAAACTTGTCTGTGAATGCAAATGTTGCAAAAGCGGTTGCAGAAGAAGGAGGAATCAACATTCTTACTGGGTTGGCAAGGTCCATGAACAGGCTGGTGGCTGAAGAGGCTGCCGGAGGACTTTGGAATCTCTCAGTTGGAGAAGAGCACAAGGTTGAATACTTGTGTTTTATCATGTCTATCATCACATGGCGAATGTTCTATGCTTCTAACTGTGTGTTTGTTTGAACAATTATTATCAGGGTGTCATTGCTGACGCTGGTGGT
The Manihot esculenta cultivar AM560-2 chromosome 1, M.esculenta_v8, whole genome shotgun sequence genome window above contains:
- the LOC110616700 gene encoding protein ARABIDILLO 1 isoform X1, with product MSRRVRRKVAKKGNEKVVLPSFPEIEDEVSCSNSNEAVDWTSLPDDSVIQLFSYLNYRDRASLSSTCSTWRALGSSSCLWTSLDLHAHKCDAAMATSLASRCVNLQKLRFRGAESADAIIHLQARNLREISGDYCRKITDATLSVIVARHELLESLQLGPDFCERISSDAIRAIAFCCPKLRKLRLSGIRDVSADAINALAKHCPNLIDIGFLDCLNVDEVALGNIVSVCYLSVAGTSNMKWGVISTLSHKLPKLIGLDVSRTNIEPTAVSSLLSSSHSLKVLCALNCSALEADATFRPNKYKGKLLIALFTDLFKGLASLFADTTNSKKGENVFLDWRNSKTKDKNFDDIMTWLEWILSHTLLRTAESNPQGLDDFWLKQGAAILLSLMQSSQEDVQERAATGLATFVVIDDENASIDCGRAEAVMRDGGIRLLLDLAKSWREGLQSEAAKAIANLSVNANVAKAVAEEGGINILTGLARSMNRLVAEEAAGGLWNLSVGEEHKGVIADAGGVKALVDLIFKWSSGGDGVLERAAGALANLAADDKCSMEVALAGGVHALVMLACNCKFEGVQEQAARALANLAAHGDSNTNNAAVGQEAGALEALVQLTRSPHEGVRQEAAGALWNLSFDDRNREAIAAAGGVEALVALAQSCSNASPGLQERAAGALWGLSVSEANSIAIGREGGVAPLIALARSEAEDVHETAAGALWNLAFNPGNALRIVEEGGVPALVHLCSSSVSKMARFMAALALAYMFDGRMDEFALIGTLTESTSKSVSLDGARRMALKHIETFVLTFSDQQTFAVAAASSAPAALAQVTERVRIQEAGHLRCSGAEIGRFIAMLRNPSSILKACAAFALLQFTIPGGRHAMHHASLMQNAGATRVVRAAAAAATAPLEAKIFARIVLRNLEHHQIEPSI
- the LOC110616700 gene encoding protein ARABIDILLO 1 isoform X2, producing MSRRVRRKVAKKGNEKVVLPSFPEIEDEVSCSNSNEAVDWTSLPDDSVIQLFSYLNYRDRASLSSTCSTWRALGSSSCLWTSLDLHAHKCDAAMATSLASRCVNLQKLRFRGAESADAIIHLQARNLREISGDYCRKITDATLSVIVARHELLESLQLGPDFCERISSDAIRAIAFCCPKLRKLRLSGIRDVSADAINALAKHCPNLIDIGFLDCLNVDEVALGNIVSVCYLSVAGTSNMKWGVISTLSHKLPKLIGLDVSRTNIEPTAVSSLLSSSHSLKVLCALNCSALEADATFRPNKYKGKLLIALFTDLFKGLASLFADTTNSKKGENVFLDWRNSKTKDKNFDDIMTWLEWILSHTLLRTAESNPQGLDDFWLKQGAAILLSLMQSSQEDVQERAATGLATFVVIDDENASIDCGRAEAVMRDGGIRLLLDLAKSWREGLQSEAAKAIANLSVNANVAKAVAEEGGINILTGLARSMNRLVAEEAAGGLWNLSVGEEHKERAAGALANLAADDKCSMEVALAGGVHALVMLACNCKFEGVQEQAARALANLAAHGDSNTNNAAVGQEAGALEALVQLTRSPHEGVRQEAAGALWNLSFDDRNREAIAAAGGVEALVALAQSCSNASPGLQERAAGALWGLSVSEANSIAIGREGGVAPLIALARSEAEDVHETAAGALWNLAFNPGNALRIVEEGGVPALVHLCSSSVSKMARFMAALALAYMFDGRMDEFALIGTLTESTSKSVSLDGARRMALKHIETFVLTFSDQQTFAVAAASSAPAALAQVTERVRIQEAGHLRCSGAEIGRFIAMLRNPSSILKACAAFALLQFTIPGGRHAMHHASLMQNAGATRVVRAAAAAATAPLEAKIFARIVLRNLEHHQIEPSI
- the LOC110616700 gene encoding protein ARABIDILLO 1 isoform X3, encoding MSRRVRRKVAKKGNEKVVLPSFPEIEDEVSCSNSNEAVDWTSLPDDSVIQLFSYLNYRDRASLSSTCSTWRALGSSSCLWTSLDLHAHKCDAAMATSLASRCVNLQKLRFRGAESADAIIHLQARNLREISGDYCRKITDATLSVIVARHELLESLQLGPDFCERISSDAIRAIAFCCPKLRKLRLSGIRDVSADAINALAKHCPNLIDIGFLDCLNVDEVALGNIVSVCYLSVAGTSNMKWGVISTLSHKLPKLIGLDVSRTNIEPTAVSSLLSSSHSLKVLCALNCSALEADATFRPNKYKGKLLIALFTDLFKGLASLFADTTNSKKGENVFLDWRNSKTKDKNFDDIMTWLEWILSHTLLRTAESNPQGLDDFWLKQGAAILLSLMQSSQEDVQERAATGLATFVVIDDENASIDCGRAEAVMRDGGIRLLLDLAKSWREGLQSEAAKERAAGALANLAADDKCSMEVALAGGVHALVMLACNCKFEGVQEQAARALANLAAHGDSNTNNAAVGQEAGALEALVQLTRSPHEGVRQEAAGALWNLSFDDRNREAIAAAGGVEALVALAQSCSNASPGLQERAAGALWGLSVSEANSIAIGREGGVAPLIALARSEAEDVHETAAGALWNLAFNPGNALRIVEEGGVPALVHLCSSSVSKMARFMAALALAYMFDGRMDEFALIGTLTESTSKSVSLDGARRMALKHIETFVLTFSDQQTFAVAAASSAPAALAQVTERVRIQEAGHLRCSGAEIGRFIAMLRNPSSILKACAAFALLQFTIPGGRHAMHHASLMQNAGATRVVRAAAAAATAPLEAKIFARIVLRNLEHHQIEPSI